Within Dermacentor albipictus isolate Rhodes 1998 colony chromosome 3, USDA_Dalb.pri_finalv2, whole genome shotgun sequence, the genomic segment ATCTTCTCGTGATGTGTCACAAGGGACTTGTGCCATGCCTTCCAGAGCAATAAAGCGGTGCTAAGCAGTTTCGTGATGGAAAAGTTTGCGTCTGTTTTGAGTGTGTCACACAGACAACACATTGGTTGCGGTTTGATAGGGTAGATAACGGAGACCAGCAAGCACGCGCTCGTTCGCAACTGCCTGTACATTATCTCACCATCGTTCTTTGAGGGAAGAATAACTGCAACTCGTAGTTGTTTTGCTTTTTGCCAGGTGACCGCTTTACCAAGCTGTCGCCGTTATCGGGTTATCGCTGACGCGCACGACACACTTCCTCTATACGAAATATCGTGAACGTTGCCGCAAAGTTGATGGTGAGAATGCCTGTTTAATGAGATTGCACGCGCAACGCGCATAGCGTTGCACACTCTCAGATCCACGAGATCGAGCACCAGTGATTGCTCTGTAATGTACGCTGACCTGCGTACATAAAACACCGAACCGGCTTAAACCGCAAGGTTAGATTCGACGTTCGAAGACTGAGCACATCCCTTTATATCattgccttttcttttcattttactgaagtgaaaatgaaagaaaaagatatagtcactttataatggtgacggcttcTACTTTTCGCATAGCAGAAAAAAAGCTATATAGAAGTATATATGtataagaaaatgaaaagaaatcacgtCATGggccagaaatccacagcacTCAGTCCCGTACACCCATGAACATATAAATTTAAAAGGCAAACGCAAGTCGCATCAGAATGAGTTTGTTAACAAAGTCACAAGCACACGCAAGCGGCCATGATGTAGACTTCGAGAAGCATATAAATAGATGAGGAATTACGCAGAGTTAAAATAACGCAcgcacagaatacaaaaaaagTATAACACGTAATATGCAAGCGCTAATAACTACAAACAATAGAAGCAAGTTATAGTTACATCGTGTAACTATTGAGTGCGATGTGTAGTATACCTGTTAAGGATGCCTGTGTCTTCGTAAAAATGTTCAAGCGCATTCACTGTCTTTCGCggtgctattttcgatggcctTGGGCCTAACAATATTGCAATGAACCTTTCCTCCACGCCGGAATGTCTGCACCCAAAAACAGGAAAGAAGGAAGCGTGCCAGTGTCCCTCATTATCCGCCTATTTCGTATACACTTCAGTAAGAACGAGTCTCCCAGTGATCTATATTTGATTATTATTTGAGTGTTTTGAACGAAAGAAATGGTGAAAACGCGTACCAAAGAGGGTAGGTTAAAATTATTTAATACGTTCCGGCTTCCGTAAGGAAGCATCGTTTACAGGGAGTGTCTCCAAAGTTTTCTATTCTCCTTCGTCATAGTGtttactttttctttcgttcgacATGCTTCCTCCCGGCCAGACGCAATGTCCGTCAAAGCGTCTATTTCATTACTTGAGTGTTGCTTTTCACTTTAGGCACAAATTCGGCCACTAAGAAGTCTTAATTAACCCTTTCCGGTAGTCTTTCtgcttcttcaccgtcactagcTAACACCCTACCGTCACTACGCCTTGGCAACACATACTTActcgcacgcgcgcacacatgcacCATCTAAAGAAATTGTGGGGGGAGAATTGCTCGTGGGGCGAAAGAGCAAACGTGTGGAGCAAAAGAAACGTGTGGAACAAAACACAACGTATTTACCGAAACACAGGTGCACCTGGAGATGCAGAAGAAGCTGACGCTCCTGTTCGGCCTGTCCACGTGGCTGACGATACCATGCCTGCCCAACGGCGTGGGCTCGTGCACGTACGACGACATCTGCAAGATACACCTTTTCTCCAAGCCGGAATGCCTGCACCCGAAAACAGGGGAGGAGATCCCGTGCCAGTGTCCCTACCACGAGGTACGTACTCCTTATCAGTCGATTTCATATCCACTGCTGGAAGAACGACTCTCCCAGCAATCTGCACGAACCCTTGTCTTGCGTCAGCAGTCTCCACTCTATGCCTGCaagttgcctaatttttgccGGTCCAACTGCACTTCGTCCTATTATTGTCGCTATAATATCAGCTGCCTTGGGTTTGCTCTCTAAAACCACCCTACACCGGTACACCACCGTCTTCCTATATCTTAGCGCCACATATACCACTATCCGCGGTTCCATTCCTCGTTGCACAGTTCGTAGCTTCTTCTCGAGCTTCCTTTATCCTCCAGGCTTCAGCTCCACACATTACTGCAGTTTATGAAATCGATTCGCCTCAGTAACCGATTGTAGGCGTGCTAGCTATACCGGCACGCGTTCGCATTGCTATAGTGCCTTCCTTCCTCGCTTGTGTAGAGTGGCAAACCGGACGCGTTTCACTTCCTTCACTTCCTTTGTTGAGCTGACAAAGCATGCATCTTTGAGGTCGCATTCCGATGGCGACGCAATTCAAAAACACCCCTGTGCCGAGATTCGGTACATGCAACATCGTTACCCATACTCATGGTGTAGTCTAGAATAAACCCAATCAATTACTTGGCCACTTATTctctgggttctttaacgtgcaccgagaCAGCGGTTCGATCAAAAAATTCTCGTGTACTTAAACACTTAAACAGGGCGCACGTTAAGAAGTCCAAGAGGTCAAACATAATTCATAGCACTCCACTGTCTGTCATAGCCCGTGTTTTGCTTTGGAAAGTAAAACccgacaatcaatcaatcaatcaatcaataaatcaatcaatcaagaaatcaagcaagcaattaattaatcaatcaatcaatcaattaattaattaattacttaattagtgttttgtagacatttattttttaaatacagTAATGCAGTAAATTACACTGAGCGATAACATGAACTGGGCCCACATGTTCGTAACAGTTCAAGGAGCAAGAGGCTGCGCTTTTCATCTCGAGGCAATTTTACTACGGCTACGTTGCGCGAATGGTGAAAAGGTGCCAACCAAGAAACATGGTTCCTACTTTCAATTTTATTGGTACCTCGTCTAGCATCTGAAACATGCCAGGTCCTGCATGTGTGGTAAACTGACCCGGGCCATGAGATTGTACTGCATTGCTGTAGCGCTGTAGCACCAAGCCGAACAAAAGATTCAAGATAAATAGTCGCTGCGTATAGTTGCAGATGGTACGCAGTGGGTGGCAAACCACCATGCTTAACTATTCAATCATAACTTTGCTATTCACATACTGATAATGCAGCGTAGACGTTTCCTCGCAATTACAACTACACGCTTTCACAAATATCACATTGACTATGCGCATGTCTGTTTAACTTAGTTTAAAAGCTTGCTGCaagaaaatttcactttggctaagtTGGTTATAGCTTACTATAACTTATAAATATGTAGTATATACTGGTGAAGCAAACTTGACAAAGCTGATCACTGTCTAATTTTCCTAACAGCTTTTAAAGAGCACCTAAGCAGATGACGCATGCACCTGGTAGTTCGCGGATATGACGCAAGTCTTAGAACATTGCCTGCGAGATATTTCAGTGTGCTGCGAGCAGTCGCCGTCGATATACCGCCTTATCTCAAATGTCACGTCGAGAAGCCACGAGTTTTGGGCCATACGTCACTCCCGGAGAGCAGTAAAGGCGGcggcggcgttttttttttttcagtttcggttCTAAAAGTAGTGTTTTTGACAGCTCTTCGTGACGTATCAACTTGGATTTCAAACACACAACGTTGCGCTGAGGCTCCTCTTTATCTACACTACCTGAAACTAGGATTTTACCCGGTCCAAAATGTTGTTGCAGTTTGACTTTCAAATAGCTAGAGGCTCGAGGGACCACTGTGTTATGTGATAATTTTACATGCCCATATTTCCTATTTCTTCCCTTATTATCATCTCTCATTATTATTTTTCCTCTTTCCACCTTCCGCTGCGCAGAGTGGCAGGCTGGAACGtactagctcaggccgacctctctgctttTCCCACAACCAGCTTTCTCTGCTAAACATACCCATTACCGTAGAGCACTTGCCATGGCGCGTGAACAATATTAGTGGTTAATTCAGGCGTGTCCGCATTAAGGCCAATGAACATAACCACCCTTCCGGGTTACATGTCGAAATTAGGGCACTCACCAGGCGGTTCACCGCCAACACTACCCGGCGCCGGGTTCGGGAACACCCgtaccataatttttttttcctcagttgCGGTGGGTGCCGGCGGCGGGTTTCGAACTGCCCACCTACCATAGCCGTGGCCGATGCCCTGTACACTAGGCCACGACagcggtgttgggctgctaagcacgaggtcgcgggatcgaatcccggccacggcggccgcatttcgatgggggcgaaatgcgaaaactcccgtgtacttaaatttaggtgcacgttaaagaaccccaggtggtcggaattttcGTAGtgccccaccacggcgtgcctcataatcagaaagcggttttggcacgtaaaaccccgtaatgtaATGTGTAATGTAACAATATTAGTGCcgaatttttgccgtcgccattGGTGGCGTGGGTGCGGCGCTCCATACAGAGCATGCTTCATATGGATTGTTCGATATGTTAGATGGACAATATATTATTGAAACCTGAAAGTTGTTCTCAGCAGGTTTTGTGTTCTTGACTGATTTATTAGAATTTTGGCAACTGCAGAACGCGAAGAACCGTCGTGAAACATTTTATTCGCACTTTATGCCTCTTATCCTATACCTTTAAGACATTCAAAACAATATTTGGACCTGCAACCTCAAAGCGATGCAATTTCACTGGTACCGACGCCAGTGCCCTTTACGAGTGTGACTTTTCACTGGGCGCTGACTAATGCCCATGGTTTTGCATCGTTCTCATCCAGTCTCATCTCGTGCAGCGGCgtcgaggtgcgacgcctgcagCACCACTGACGGTGCTCATGACGCTAGCACACTGAGGCGCCTAGTAGCTGTCAGGGCACTGTTCCATCTGCCATGCAGAAGTTTTCTTGCGTGATGCATCGTGCCATGTCGCAGCCGCCGACACCGTCCGAGGAGTTCAAGCGCAACGCTAAATCTTGCTATCGATGTTAATGTTGCCAACTTCTGCGTCATATGCATTTAGGCCGACCTGTGTAAAAAAATATCTAAATAACCAAAAGGCACAAACCAAAATGTTGTACCCGTCCGCATAGTTCCATCACGACGTAATACTGACGTACAGCGTTCAGCGTACGTATgagcacggaaaaaaaaaagaaacatgcttaCATTCTTCACTTAATAGTTTCCCACACTGCACGTGTAATGCTCGTCgtcgacttccattgcacatttACTGTCTCTAAACCTCATTTTGGTTGCGGCAGGCCCCTGGCAGACAGAGTCATTTACATATCGAGAATGACATCTCACGATTACCCCGTAGCGTCACAAGGTAGCGTTACGTGCCCTATTTTAGCGACGCGATGCCTTAACAGGTGACGCATACGCGGAAAAGCTAATGCCCCAAGAGCAGGAAAAGTGACGATTGCGGCTGACGTTGCAAGCGGGTGTATAACCGGCGCTGCCCTTGTGAAACTGTGTCGTGCAGGGTGAGTGGCGCCTGAAGCCGACCACATTCAAGGTGCCCGAGCTTCCGCCGGACCTTCCCTCGTACCTGCTCGACGGCGAGTTCGTCATCAAGGCCACTGTGCTGCGCGACGGAGAGCAGATCGGCTGCTATTCCACAGACGTTGAACTCAACCTGTGACCTCGACCCCGCCGCAGAGCGCGGGGACACCCAAATGTCCTCCTGTGTGCTTAATATCGTGCGTGTGTGAGAGTGTGTGCTGTGTCGTGCCTCCGTCCCACTTTTGAAGCCCCGAGAACGACATCGGCGGCGACCGCATAATGCCGTGGAACTGAAATGGTCTTTGGCGGGCCGTCGACCCTCTGGGGTGACACATCCTGCGAGACGTTGAGTCAGCGTTTGCGAGTCGCTTCTTCAGCGACTGACAGCGACCCGAGACAGAATCACGCAGAGGAATTCCACGAGACAGCGTGCTTCGCCTGTGCTATGGTTCACCTACCGGCAAACCTTAGAATCACGCTTTCATCAGCCTATCGTTGTACCACTATCTGAATTGCCCAGGGAGCgtgcgtttctctctctctctctcttgtctgtCTCTGAGCTAGACGGTCTCGAAACTGGCACGTTTTTCTTAGTACGCAGTCGACCCACGGAAGCGTAGGGGCTCGCTTCCGTGGGGAGTCGGTCAACAAGACTTTATGTGAAGGCCTCCCGTCTCACATTTATCGGTCATTTGGTTGACTCTGTGTCGCGCATGGCTTGTGTTGAACCTTGTCGAACCGGCCTGTGTCGAGCTATTGCCAAGAATTTCGTCTTATCACAATTACTGCACGGCTGCCGTCGAGAGGCGGCACTGCATCAAATTATATCTATTTGCTAGTTTGAAGAAACTGCTGGCAACTTCCCAGTCCTTCACTGAGCTCTACTTAACATGTAGGTTACTGTTAAGTGGTACAGCACGACGCATGATAGagggacacgaaaaaaaaaatggctgtggcttaggtaaggttaagccca encodes:
- the LOC139057276 gene encoding ganglioside GM2 activator-like isoform X2, whose product is MAHDAAFTTQCSSGMLFQGSGPTVRRGYARLAFNNCGEETDPLFVTGFDLDPNPVQIPGPLSVGIRFRLNENITSPIAVHLEMQKKLTLLFGLSTWLTIPCLPNGVGSCTYDDICKIHLFSKPECLHPKTGEEIPCQCPYHEGEWRLKPTTFKVPELPPDLPSYLLDGEFVIKATVLRDGEQIGCYSTDVELNL
- the LOC139057276 gene encoding ganglioside GM2 activator-like isoform X3, yielding MDLFLHRELHTETVFEGSGPTVRRGYARLAFNNCGEETDPLFVTGFDLDPNPVQIPGPLSVGIRFRLNENITSPIAVHLEMQKKLTLLFGLSTWLTIPCLPNGVGSCTYDDICKIHLFSKPECLHPKTGEEIPCQCPYHEGEWRLKPTTFKVPELPPDLPSYLLDGEFVIKATVLRDGEQIGCYSTDVELNL